A part of Melittangium boletus DSM 14713 genomic DNA contains:
- a CDS encoding prepilin-type N-terminal cleavage/methylation domain-containing protein, producing the protein MNRLFARKNRGFTLIELMIVVAIIGILAAIAIPNFIKFQARSKQGEAKANLKAWFTSQRAFLQEKDRYVEDIKTLGFSPERGNRYAYYFGTANTCEPRKATGLGTGTEYNCIYVDQGKFPTTPEDPGTAQAPSAPTFSGGGTDPAVPGLSTGGCPGCNIAGVASGNVDNEATGNDTWFIATKDAATIAHKCGNKDETTAVAGSPYLSFNDVDCD; encoded by the coding sequence ATGAACCGTCTTTTCGCCCGGAAGAACCGTGGCTTCACGCTCATCGAGCTGATGATCGTGGTGGCCATCATCGGCATCCTCGCCGCCATCGCGATCCCGAACTTCATCAAGTTCCAGGCTCGCTCCAAGCAGGGTGAGGCCAAGGCCAACCTGAAGGCTTGGTTCACCTCGCAGCGCGCGTTCCTCCAGGAGAAGGACCGCTACGTGGAGGACATCAAGACCCTGGGCTTCTCGCCCGAGCGCGGCAACCGCTACGCCTACTACTTCGGCACGGCCAACACCTGCGAGCCGCGCAAGGCCACGGGCCTGGGCACCGGCACCGAGTACAACTGCATCTACGTGGACCAGGGCAAGTTCCCCACCACGCCCGAGGATCCGGGCACGGCGCAGGCTCCGAGCGCTCCGACCTTCTCCGGTGGCGGCACGGACCCGGCGGTTCCCGGTCTGTCCACGGGCGGCTGCCCTGGCTGCAACATCGCCGGTGTTGCCTCGGGTAACGTGGACAACGAGGCCACGGGTAACGACACCTGGTTCATCGCGACCAAGGACGCCGCCACCATCGCCCACAAGTGCGGCAACAAGGACGAGACCACGGCCGTCGCCGGCTCGCCCTACCTGAGCTTCAACGACGTCGACTGCGACTGA